GGGCCTGGACACTATAAAGGCCCAGAACAATTTCTAAAGTATATATTATCCTTTAAacagtggagagagagagagagagagagagagggagagaggttTTCTATACAACGTGGCTTCATTTGTTTCATAGCAACACAGATTCTATCCACAGAGTTTGGGAACACAAAAATCAGTTTAGCAGTTTTTTCCAATTCTCTTTTATCACGATATTCATATTATCAGCCAATCACAACACACTTACTATCAACATTCCCACCATACCTGCTTCTGCAGACATCATAACTGTCTGAActacaaacacaaaatcaaaaaaacaaCGAaagttataaaacaaaattctaaatttgGTATTGCCTTTTGATTCATTTTAGAGAGAGACTAAAAGGGTGTATATATATTGCTATTTGGTACCCACTATTTTCTCAATGGTGGGTGCACTCTTAAACCGACCACAGGGTCTCAAAGCAACACCAACCACTGCAATATCTAGCAATTCCCTTCAACAATATGAAAGGATTTCAGCTACCCATTTAGCAGTTCTCAAGGTTCTTACAACTCTTTCAACAATTTCATTGATTTGATACAATATTCTTTTGGTATTGGCTTTATGTGCATAATTCATGATGGTTCATTGACTGACTCAGTTTTTGTACACTCTCGCTAGAAACCCATTTCAGATTCCAgaggtttttcttcaaaacaaagttGTTTTCTTAGAGGTCAGTTCCATAGCAGACACTTCCTTGGCTTCTCTTCAAGTCGAGCTCGTAGGAATCAAGCAGGTAAGTCTTATGAATTACCAATGTAAACTGTGAACATTGTCAGAATGTATATCTATTGGAAAAAGCTGTTTTTGGTTGCTGTAATGAAGTAAATTTTAAGAATTAGAACTAAATGGGGTTCAAATGTTTGATTCATGGCAAATGCTTTTCTTATGGAACTTTAATACTAATCCCTTAAAGGAATTGATGTGGTAGGGAACCTTTTGAaattgataaagaataaaaactatTTATGTTAAAATGAAAGGTTAAGAATGATAACTTTCACACAGGAGGTTGTACATTTGGCGtatttaatcaattttctttGGTATATTCGTATCTAGTGCACAAAGCtccacttgttttttttttttttggcctatgAGAGGCAATTGGTAGGCAGTTTTacccaaatattttttggagAGACTGACTCctgaatttaataaaattataatgaaaaaaaaaatgaagagatcaattttttttttttttttccttttcttaagCTATGGTGGGTTAATGAGACtggattgaataagagatttgatcAAGGTTTTGATTTTAGAATGATTTTCAAATGTTGAAGGGCTTGTGATTTCACCAAGCTGTGTCCTTCCATTAACTGAAGAGAATGTGGAGAAGGTTTTGGATGAAGTACGTCCTGGATTAATGGCTGATGGAGGGAATGTGGCTTTACATGAGATAGATGGCCTTGTTGTGGTACTAAAGCTACAAGGAGCATGTGGATCATGTCCAAGCTCAACCATGACACTAAAGATGGGAATTGAAACTCGGCTTCGAGATAAAATACCTGAAATTATGGACGTGGAGCAGATCCTAGACAGAGAGACAGGACTTGAGCTCAATGAGGAGAATGTCGAAAAGGTTAGAAAAGTGGACCTctaatttacataaaatatatttattaattgcATGAAATTGTTTCATGAAAATTTTGCATCACTACATTTCATAGAAGAACTTTTTGGAACTAAGTTGGAGTAGTACAAGAGGCTTGTTAAAATGTTATAGGGGCACTTTAACTGATAGGGTTTTTCCATTTAGATGAGGGTGATGTATTCAAAagttgtcaatatatatatatatatatatatatatatatatatatatatattagaatggGTGAACCCAAGGATCTTATTTGGGCTTATCAGAAAACAAGAATCAAGACATGATTTCCAATTTCAAAAGAAGCATGATTCTTCTTCTAGCACACAAGCTGCCACATGGACCAGATTAGAATTTCCTAAGTTCTCTTAAACTAAAAGCAACTTCAAATGATAGTTACTACAGATCTTGCAAGGAAGTTGAAATTGAAGTTCTACTGTAGTAGCACAACTTACATAAATATGCTAATTGATatgggtttcaatttttttttaaacatctcGTACTATTACTGTTTTCACAATAACCGACTGGGGACTGCAGAAGTAAAACATCAATTGGAAACTTGAATCCATAAGGCTCACTAAAATGCACGAACTAGTCAATTGGACCAGGAAATCTCACATGTAGAACAAGGTCAAAATTTCAACTTCTTGGTAACAAATCAGTAATATCAAACTGCTTGCTGTTTATTCATGTCTCTGCAATGGATATAGTTGTGATTAGTCATTCACTGATGACTTCCAATAATGAGTTTCTGTAAGTTTTTCTGATCACATCTATATGgctgattattattattacctaAATATCGATTTAGACAGCTTATAATATATTTGTGGTTGGGGCAAGGGggatgtaaaagaaaaaaaaaatgatgaatcggagcttaaattggttttttttcttcttcttcttttcaggTTCTTGCTGAGATTAGACCATACCTTGCGGGTACAGGAGGTGGAATTCTTGAGCTTATTCAAATCAATGACTATATTGTCAATGTTCGGCTTAGTGGACCTGCAGCTGGAGTTATGACAGTCCGTGTTGCTCTAACACAAAAATTGAGGGAAAAAATACCCTCCATTGCGGCTGTCCAGCTGATAGAATAAGTGAATAACATATAAACTGAAAAACAATGTCTATCACAATCAGAATATAGCTTTACATTCATATGTTTAAGAATGTAATTggtcataaaaaattttcaacttgGAAAGATCAAGTTGCCTCCTAAGCTCTGATACATGCTTTCCATGCACTTCagaatttataagaaaatgagCTGGGTGGCATGATGTAATTACTTAGAACTTTAGTACTTTCCGTATAGTAAGAATGTCATTGAAGTCCATGGCTGATGGCTGAGGCACTAGATTTATTGCTGATCTACTCTAAGCAATTGTGATTTCACACCAATTTGTTCAGTCATACTGGTTCATGCTATTTTGATTGCTTTACAAAGCAAGATAGAGATACTCCAAGGAAGACTGATTTTAAGCTTCAATGTCAGTTGGTTATAGCTCAATATAATGGAGGCAGATTGCTCAATATGTATAATGAAAGCTGCTCATTTCCTTCTCAATGTTTCTGGTAGGTGCTTTCAAGGTCAAAATAGGTGTGGAAAGGTGCTTATACAAAGTGATTATAGCTACACTCTAGCAGGTTGTTACTTCAGGACTTCTTTCTCCAATCAAACAGCTAACTTTATGTGTACGCATATTTAAGCTATAGGGGCTTAGGTTTTtcatttatgaatgaaatgaGGATGGATGTGGGTGTTCTTGTTCTTATGATGAATGACAATGTCAGACTTGTGAATCTAGCTGCTGCCAAGGAGCATCAAAGGATTCAGTGTTCATCTGCTGCATGGTAGCCTCTCTTATAGAGTATAGTTGCCGACTAAAGAAGGAAGGAAAATGAATTCACACAAAATCATTTCAGTACTGAGGTTAACGAGAAAGAAAGGGGAGAGACTAAAACTGGTGGTATAGTAACAATTGGACTAACTGATGGCAGATCCTGTAATTTATCTTTAGAGGGATTGGACTAAAATGCTAATGATTAAGTAttcttc
This portion of the Castanea sativa cultivar Marrone di Chiusa Pesio chromosome 7, ASM4071231v1 genome encodes:
- the LOC142642606 gene encoding nifU-like protein 3, chloroplastic; the protein is MVGALLNRPQGLKATPTTAISSNSLQQYERISATHLAVLKKPISDSRGFSSKQSCFLRGQFHSRHFLGFSSSRARRNQAGLVISPSCVLPLTEENVEKVLDEVRPGLMADGGNVALHEIDGLVVVLKLQGACGSCPSSTMTLKMGIETRLRDKIPEIMDVEQILDRETGLELNEENVEKVLAEIRPYLAGTGGGILELIQINDYIVNVRLSGPAAGVMTVRVALTQKLREKIPSIAAVQLIE